The following are from one region of the Methanospirillum hungatei genome:
- a CDS encoding UbiD family decarboxylase translates to MRNFIEQMRSQGLVTDVHEPVSSRFDAPKRAFSTDKLLFFHNLDGKKAVMNLVASREALAVALGVPSGELVPKLAKCRYNGTLKDAGTLPLRPVNLDEIPIMENYPKEGGRYLNSGVVFSRYEGIENASVHRMLKAGKDRLVARLVEGRHTHTLHKKALAQGERLPVAVVIGMHPLVLFASCSRVPESMELPFAAELLGGEIPVYTLPNGVRVPDAEIILEGYIGSETAVEGPYVDITRTYDPERIQPVIELTGMYTKPDFIYHGLVNAGDEHKLLMGAPYEPLIYRSVAQVTGVTDVVLTKGGCGYLHGVVQIRKRTEGDGKNAIMAAFAAHTSLKHVVIVDEDIDPANLSDVEFAIATRVRADRDTLIIPGVRGSSLDPSRIGDGLNVKMGIDATMELGKEGEFVRAVWED, encoded by the coding sequence ATGAGGAATTTTATTGAACAGATGAGAAGTCAGGGTCTTGTGACTGATGTGCATGAACCTGTCTCCTCCCGCTTTGATGCTCCGAAACGAGCATTTAGTACTGATAAATTGTTATTTTTTCATAATCTGGACGGAAAAAAAGCAGTAATGAACCTTGTTGCATCCAGAGAAGCCCTGGCAGTAGCACTCGGGGTACCCTCTGGGGAACTGGTTCCAAAACTAGCAAAATGCCGGTATAATGGCACCTTAAAAGATGCCGGAACACTCCCTCTCCGGCCGGTAAATCTTGATGAAATCCCAATAATGGAAAATTATCCAAAGGAGGGGGGCAGGTACCTGAACTCAGGAGTTGTATTTTCCCGCTATGAAGGGATTGAGAATGCTTCGGTTCACCGGATGCTTAAAGCAGGAAAAGATCGTCTTGTGGCACGATTGGTTGAGGGCAGGCATACACACACCCTTCATAAAAAAGCCCTCGCTCAGGGAGAGCGACTGCCGGTTGCAGTCGTAATAGGAATGCACCCGCTTGTCCTCTTTGCCAGCTGCAGCAGGGTTCCCGAGAGTATGGAACTCCCCTTTGCAGCTGAATTGCTCGGAGGAGAAATTCCGGTATACACACTCCCGAATGGTGTCAGGGTTCCAGATGCAGAGATTATTCTTGAAGGGTATATTGGAAGTGAAACTGCTGTTGAGGGACCGTATGTAGATATTACCAGAACCTATGATCCTGAACGGATTCAACCGGTTATAGAACTTACTGGCATGTATACCAAGCCGGATTTTATTTACCACGGCCTGGTAAATGCCGGTGATGAACACAAACTTCTGATGGGAGCTCCATACGAACCACTCATTTACCGTTCAGTAGCCCAGGTAACCGGGGTTACTGATGTTGTTCTGACAAAAGGAGGATGTGGGTATCTCCATGGGGTAGTCCAGATACGAAAACGGACCGAAGGAGATGGTAAAAATGCCATTATGGCCGCATTCGCTGCTCACACCTCATTAAAACACGTTGTCATCGTTGACGAAGATATTGATCCGGCGAATCTTTCTGATGTTGAATTTGCAATTGCAACCAGGGTTCGGGCAGACCGGGATACCCTCATCATCCCTGGTGTCAGAGGTTCATCTCTTGATCCATCCCGGATTGGCGACGGTCTGAATGTCAAGATGGGTATAGACGCAACAATGGAGCTTGGAAAGGAAGGAGAATTCGTCCGGGCAGTCTGGGAGGACTGA
- a CDS encoding aconitase X: MHLTHEEEAVLNGEEGETKQQLMEILVGVGKVFGADEMVQIRSAQVSGASYKTIGEWGLKWLLSLDARACVPSVLNPVGMDRIRWEEMDIDPEFAKKQLAVISAYERLGISLECTCTPYYLNITEYGDHLAWSESSAVSYANSVIGARTNREGGPSALAAAIIGKTPRYGLHLVENRKPELYFRVEGEPQQADASWYGALGYIAGKISGNRIPLFSGIRPGRDQLKNLGAAMAATGAVALYHVQGITPEARVFSFDTSGLEEVVIEANEVSDLFTDEIPDAVAIGCPHCSPEELSFLASLLEGQKITIPVYIFAARNIINREQESVRIIERSGARVFADTCMVVSPALEQYSRIMVNSGKALSYVPTMCGAEAMIGSTRDCIEKACNPQNMRQDSLT, from the coding sequence GTGCATCTAACACACGAGGAAGAAGCAGTTCTGAATGGGGAAGAAGGCGAGACAAAACAGCAGCTCATGGAGATCCTGGTCGGTGTCGGGAAGGTATTCGGTGCCGATGAAATGGTTCAAATCAGAAGTGCCCAGGTTTCAGGTGCTTCGTATAAAACAATTGGTGAATGGGGACTTAAGTGGCTTTTAAGTCTGGATGCCAGGGCATGTGTGCCGTCTGTTCTCAATCCTGTTGGAATGGACCGGATACGATGGGAAGAGATGGACATTGATCCTGAGTTTGCAAAAAAACAGCTTGCCGTTATCTCTGCATATGAACGACTCGGGATCAGCCTTGAATGCACCTGTACTCCTTATTACCTGAATATTACTGAATATGGGGATCATCTTGCCTGGTCTGAATCATCAGCGGTCAGTTATGCAAATTCTGTTATCGGAGCCAGAACAAACCGTGAAGGTGGACCTTCAGCCCTTGCAGCGGCGATAATTGGAAAAACTCCAAGATATGGTTTACACCTCGTGGAGAACCGGAAACCAGAACTATACTTCAGGGTTGAAGGCGAGCCCCAACAGGCTGATGCATCATGGTATGGGGCTCTCGGGTACATTGCAGGAAAAATTTCGGGCAACCGTATACCTCTCTTTTCCGGCATTCGGCCTGGAAGAGACCAGTTGAAAAACCTTGGAGCAGCAATGGCAGCGACCGGAGCGGTTGCCTTGTACCACGTTCAGGGAATTACTCCTGAAGCCCGCGTGTTCTCATTTGATACATCCGGCCTGGAAGAAGTGGTTATTGAAGCAAATGAAGTATCAGATCTGTTTACTGATGAAATTCCGGATGCAGTAGCCATTGGATGCCCTCATTGTTCTCCGGAAGAACTAAGCTTTCTGGCATCACTCCTTGAAGGTCAGAAGATTACCATACCAGTGTACATATTTGCAGCACGAAATATCATAAACCGGGAACAGGAGTCTGTCAGAATCATCGAGCGGTCTGGAGCCCGGGTATTTGCAGATACCTGTATGGTGGTATCACCAGCCCTTGAACAATATTCCCGGATCATGGTCAATAGCGGAAAAGCACTCTCATATGTTCCAACAATGTGTGGAGCAGAGGCGATGATCGGCTCAACCAGGGATTGTATTGAGAAAGCCTGTAATCCTCAGAACATGAGGCAGGATAGTTTAACGTAG
- a CDS encoding J domain-containing protein, giving the protein MPNPGESYYEVLNVRRDASPEEITASYRKLAKVLHPDVCGSPEAEELFKVVNEAYQVLKDPKKREDYDVSLMAADESDYGRYYSGGRRYRDPRTWYYTHLHQSYRPPKTSPEMAAEKAKRSSIPRILQVLIFYTTLFMAIVILVQLFLLPWMNGMAAADARNLFEEGNRWMNEEEYQKAIESYEQAVVKLPGFNEGWRAKGLAELKKADELSEKGLKAQAEPYYRSGAQSLLQAYPSFPEDVQVLSGLGFSLYSTGKSEEAVPYLKKSLEIHPGNPELRTLLTNALHETGMQESYLNLS; this is encoded by the coding sequence ATGCCGAATCCTGGTGAGTCATATTACGAGGTTTTAAATGTCAGACGGGATGCCTCTCCCGAAGAAATTACGGCATCGTATAGAAAACTGGCGAAAGTTCTTCATCCTGATGTTTGTGGAAGCCCTGAAGCTGAGGAACTATTTAAAGTGGTTAATGAAGCCTATCAGGTCTTAAAAGATCCAAAAAAACGGGAAGATTATGATGTTTCTCTGATGGCCGCTGATGAATCTGATTATGGTAGATATTACAGCGGGGGGAGACGGTATCGTGATCCCAGGACCTGGTATTATACTCATCTTCATCAGTCATATCGTCCCCCGAAAACTTCACCAGAAATGGCAGCAGAAAAAGCAAAACGATCATCGATTCCCAGAATACTTCAGGTTCTCATATTCTATACAACTCTTTTTATGGCAATTGTCATCCTTGTCCAACTCTTTCTTCTTCCGTGGATGAATGGAATGGCTGCAGCAGATGCCCGTAATCTCTTTGAAGAAGGAAACCGGTGGATGAATGAAGAGGAGTATCAAAAGGCTATTGAAAGTTATGAACAGGCAGTTGTGAAACTCCCCGGTTTTAATGAAGGATGGCGGGCAAAGGGTCTTGCTGAATTGAAAAAAGCTGATGAATTGTCTGAAAAAGGGCTGAAGGCTCAGGCTGAACCATATTACCGTTCAGGAGCCCAATCGCTTCTTCAGGCCTACCCTTCATTTCCTGAAGACGTTCAGGTGTTATCAGGCCTTGGTTTTTCGTTATACTCTACTGGTAAAAGTGAAGAAGCAGTCCCATATCTGAAGAAAAGTCTTGAGATACATCCAGGTAATCCAGAATTACGGACTCTCCTAACAAATGCTCTCCATGAGACCGGAATGCAGGAATCATATCTGAATCTATCCTGA